TGTTCATAACGATGTTATCCCTCCTGCTACAAAGGCACTTCCAATAGAATATCAACCAAAAGTTAACAACACATGGACAATTGGTGTTATTCCAGGACCGCATTGTACTGAGGAGTTTTTGCAACCGAATTATTTAACACAACTTACCGAAACAAAATGGGAAATTCATTTTAACAGCTCGCGCACTGGAGTCCGCTTAATTGGTCCAAAACCATTATGGACACGAGAAGACGGAGGAGAAGCAGGTCTTCATCCATCGAACATTCATGACAATGCATACGCAATCGGGACACTTGACTTAACTGGTGATATGCCAATTTTACTTGGTCCGGATGGTCCGAGTCTAGGTGGATTTGTTTGTCCTGTCACTACTGCTTCAGCAGAATTTTGGAAAATTGGTCAGCTGCATCCTGGTGATACTGTTCAATTTAAATTAATGACTCTAGAAGAAGCAGCTCGTTTGCGAAAGCTACAGGATGAAAATCTTCATGCAATCGGAGAAGCTAATTTCGCTCAGTTAAGTGAAGTTAAGCTTGCTGACCCTGAAGTTGAGATGACATCTGCTTACCCTGTTTTAGCTTTTGAAAAGGATCGTCAAATTCCAATTACAATCCGCTGCAGCGGAGATGAAAACCTCCTTGTAGAATACGGGGATATGGAGCTTGATTTACAATTACGATTCCAAGCACATGTCTTAATGGATGCTATTCAAAAGAGTGAGGATTTTCCTGTATTGGACCTAACACCAGGAATTCGTTCATTACAAATTCATATTGATGCTTCAAGAATAACGGTGAAAGAAGCTTGTCAAAAAGTATTAGAAATTGATCGTAACTTACCACCACTAGAATCGATTCAGGTGCCATCAAGAATTGTCCGACTACCGTTATCTTGGAATGATCCATCAGTACAATTAGCTACAGAACGCTATCAGCAAAATGTTCGACAGGATGCACCTTGGTGTCCGGATAACCTTGAATTCATTCGAAGAATAAATGGATTAGAAAGTATTGAAGATGTGAAAAATGTAGTTTTTGATGCTAATTATCTTGTTCTTGGATTAGGTGATGTTTATTTAGGGGCTCCTGTGGCAACGCCAATTGATCCACGACACCGATTAGTTACAACGAAGTACAACCCAGCTAGAACGTGGACACCAGAAAACGCTGTTGGAATTGGTGGTGCATATATGTGTGTATATGGAATGGAAGGACCTGGTGGCTATCAATTTGTTGGTCGTACAATTCAGATGTGGAATAAGCTTCGTTCAACTGAAAGCTTTGAACCAGGTAAACCATGGTTATTACGTTTCTTTGATCAAATTCAATTTTATCCAGTTGAAGCCGATGAATTGCTACAACTTCGTGAAGATGTACTTCGTGGTCGTTTTGAAGTTGATATTACTGAAACAACATTCGATCTCGGGGAATACTTGAAGTTCCAAGATGACATAAAAGAAAGTGCAGAGTTGTTTAAACAACGTCAACAAGCAGCCTTCCATGCAGAACGTGAAAGATGGAAGGAGCAAGGAATTGCAGAACATGTTTCAGAAGAAAATTCAATGGGTTCGATTGAAGATGATGAAATTCCAGAAGGCTCAATCCCTGTTAATTGTTCTATGCCAGGGAGTGTATGGAAAGTGCTTGTTTCTCCAGGTCAGCAGGTAAAAAAAGGTGATGTACTTATTATAGAAGAAAGTATGAAAATGGAATTTCCTCAAGCGGCTCCTTGTGATGGAGAAATTGCTGAAGTATATGTAAAACCTGGAGATTCAGTTCATGCAGGTCAATTGATTGTCAGTATCTTTGAAGAAAAAAAGGTAGGTGTTGCACAATGAATAAGATAGAAATTCCTGTGAAATTAACACTTAGCTGGTTACGTAAACAATATGAAACGAGAGCATTGAAGCCGGAAGAAGTTATTGAAGAAATCATTCAACGTTCCCGTGATGATGAGGAAATGAACATTTGGATTACAGCACCTCAAATGGAACATATTCAACCTTATCTTAACCGTCTTTCAGCGCTAGATTTTGAGTCTTCACCGTTATGGGGGATCCCGTTTGCTATAAAAGATAATATTGACCTAGCAAATGTTCCAACAACAGCTGGGTGTGCAGAATATAGTTATACACCTACTGAACATGCTTCAGTCGTTGAGAGATTAATAGCTGCAGGTGCCATTCCGGTTGGGAAAACAAATTTAGATCAATTTGCTACAGGGTTAGTAGGAACGCGAAGCCCTTATGGGGAAACACATAATTCGCTTCGTCCAGAGCTGATAAGCGGTGGCTCCAGCTCTGGATCTGCTATTTCAGTTGCAAGAGGGCAGGTTGCTTTCTCTCTGGGTACAGATACAGCTGGTTCTGGTCGTGTGCCTGCTGCACTGAATGATTTAGTAGGTTTAAAGCCGAGCCTAGGAGCATGGCCGACAAAGGGTGTTGTGCCAGCATGTGCCAGTCTTGATTGTGTTACAGTATTTTCACATAGTTTAGAAGAAGCGTATAAAGTTGATGCTGTTGCTAGAGGTTTAGATCAAGAAGATCCTTGGTCACGTGATCTTGCCATTCCACAAGCTAAGCTTCCTAAGAAAATCTGTTTACCAAAAGATGATTTAACGTTTTATGGTCCCTTTGCTAAGGAATATAAAAAAGCTTGGGATGGAGCTGTTAAACAAATCAAACAATTAAAAATCCAAATTGAATACATTGACTATCAATTCTTTGCAGAAGCAGCGGCGATTCTTTATGATGGACCGTTTGTAGCGGAACGATGGGCTGATCTAGGCGGATTTATTACTGAACATCCAGAAGTAACTTTCCCGGTAACGGAAAAAGTCCTTCGTTCAGGTTCACAACCACAACATGATGCTGCATCTGTATTTCATTCCATGCACAAGTTACAAGAATTTAAATTAAAGAATAGCAAACTACTACAGGATGCTGTTCTTGTTACGCCAACTGCAGGTGGAACATGGACTCGTGATCAAGTCCGTGAAGACCCGATTAAAACAAATAGTGATATGGGGCTATATACAAATCACTGTAATTTGTTAGATTTGTGTGCGGTTGCCGTGCAAGCCGGAGAAGCAGCCGTAAACCTGCCTTTTGGAATTACATTCTTTGCATTGTCTCAGAATGAAGGATTGATTGAAGGAGCTGCTGAGACATTTGTTAATAAAATGCCCGCAAAACAAGAAACCACTTTAGTTGCAGTATGTGGTTTGCATATGAGAGGCTTTCCGTTAGAAAAGCAAATGCTTGAATTCGGTGCGACCTTTGTCCGTGAAGCTGTGACAGCTGAAAAATACCAATTTGTGAAACTAGCTACAGAACCTGCAAAACCTGGATTGATTAAGAAACCAACAGGTGGAAAGGCAATTGAACTAGAAATCTGGGAAATGCCGCTTTCCTCATTTGGTGCCTTTGCTGCGTTAATTCCTGCGCCACTGGGAATAGGGAAAGTTGAGCTACAAGATGGTGTAGAAGTACCGGGGTTTATTTGTGAAGGATACGCATCTGAAGAGGCAGAAGACATTTCAGATGCTGGAAGTTGGAGAAAAATACTATCAGGAATTTAACAATTATAATAAAAATGTACCCTTGCTTAAAAGTGTTGAGCAAGGGTTTTTATGATTTTTAATTAATGGGTATGTTGCACATTTTAGCCCAGAAAGACATATAAAAATACAGTTACTTTATAAAGTGTTCTTAGTAGAAATATTTCTCTATTGCATCGGTTGAATAGAGTTTTGGTAAGTTGTTAAAAATGGAGGGCTATAAATGAAAAAGGCAAAAGAATTACTGCATTTACCAGTTATTAGTATTTCCGAAGGTAAACAGCTTGGAATGATTAAAGATTTGATTATTAATCCTGAAGACAAATCAGTGAATTATTTAATCATAGGACAGGATGATTGGCAGGTAAGCCTTAATGCACTTACTTATGACAACGTCGTAGGGGTTGGAGATTCTGCGGTTATGATTGAAAAGAAAAATTCAATTATTGGGCTAGACGATATCCCTTTTTTAAATAAAATGGTCCCATTAATCGGCTCTCAGGTTATAACAAGGGGTGGGGAACACTCAGGTGTTATATCAGATTACTATTTTAATGAAGAAAATGGACATTTGGAAAGTTTACTTATCCATTCAGCTAACAATAAATTTTTCTTACCAATCGAAAATGTACTATACCTTGGTAAAGAGCGGGTCATAACAAATGAAACTTCATCAGAGATGGTTCCTATTTTAGAAACAGAAGAGCAATTCGGAGGTAAGGCAGTGAAAAAAAGCAATAAAAAAGAAGCGTTAAAAGATATGTTAAATGAATTAATACTAAACGAACTTCCTAAATTAAGTAATTTAAATAATGATTACGATTCTGATAAATAAAAATAAGACTGGGTTATATGTGTTTTCCCGTTCATGCTACTTTTATTTGTTAATAAAATCTGATAAAAAGAAAATCCTTCTCAGTCGGTTAGCTGAGGAGGATTCCTTTGTTGATAAAACCCTCAATCTTTCATAAGTAATTATTGAAAAAGAAGGACTTTACAAAACAAACTTGAAGTATTTTAAGTGTGAAAAACTTATTTATTCCAAAGAGGTGGCAAAGTGAAGAAAAAAGTTGTGGTATATAGAGAAGTTACTGAAAAAGTTATAAATATTTTAAAGGAAAAGTATGAGGTAAGCTATTTCAAAAATTTACATACAAATAATTATGATGAATTTCTGAAAGAGCTTCATTATGCGGATGGATTACTAGGAGCCAGCATGAAAATAAATAAAGAACTTTTACATCATGCACCATATTTAAAAGTTATTTCTAATATTTCGGTAGGCTATGATAATCTCGACTTAGAAGAGTTAAAGAATAGGGGAATTTTAGCAACCAATACACCGGGAGTTTTAAACGATACAACAGCAGATACAATCTTTGGTTTACTTATCGCTACCGCTAGAAGAATGACGGAGCTTGATCATTATGTGAAATCTGGGAAATGGAATGGAAGTAAAAATGAAGATTTATTTGGTGTTGATGTTCACCATAAAAAATTAGGGATCATTGGAATGGGGAGTATCGGACAAGCTATTGCAAAACGAGCTCATTTTGGCTTTGATATGGAGATATTATATCACAATCGTTCAAAAAACAAAGAAGCCGAAGAGAAGTTTGGTGCGATTTATTGCTCGTTAGATGAGTTGCTTACTCAATCTGACTTTGTTTGTCTTATGATCCCACATACCCCTGATACAGAAAAGATGATCGGCGAAAGGGAATTTCAATTAATGAAAAATACGGCGATTTTTATTAACGGATCAAGAGGGAAAAACGTTGATGAGCAAGCGTTAATTAAAGCTTTACAACAAAATTGGATATTACGTGCGGGTCTCGATGTATTTGAAAAAGAACCTATAGATAAGGATAACCCTCTAGTAACGCTGCCTAATGTAGTGACATTACCCCACATAGGATCCGCTACAAAAGAAACAAGAGAAAAAATGGCGATGTTAGCAGCGGAAAATCTTGCAAAAGCACTAGAAGGGGAAATGCCTCCTAACCTTATAAGATAGTTAACGAGGGACAGGTCAATGATCTGTTTCTTTTCTAGGTTTACCTTTTCATTTTTCCTTTAAGGACTATATATTTTTTACAGGGAATCTATGTTTCAAGCATTTCAACTAAAGCTTATTTTTCAATATAAAACGAGATCTAAAAAGATCTCGATTTTACTTGGACCCGATTTATTTTGTATAGTCAGGGTTTTGGTATTTTTGAAGGGTATTTTTTAACATGGTCTTATAGACTTCTTTTAGGTCTAGAGATTTTTTCTCAGAGTTCTTTTCAGTTTCTAATTTAGTTTTTTGAATGTTACTTTTTATTGGTGGCTCATTATAATTGGGTAAAACCGACTTGAAATACCCGTTCTTTTTGCAATCTTCAATAAAAAAGTAGTCTTCAGCTCTTGTTCTTTTTTGAAACTGTACCTTGTTATAAACTTCTTTTCTAAAAATGAGTGTTGCTCCTGAAACTGTATCATCATAAGAGTTCTCTTTGTTTTGAATAAGCATTAGTGCCTTTTTATTTGTAAAATAAACGTAATATGAACTTTTTCCAAGAATAAAGATTTCATCATTTTCAAATACTCTCATGGAGTTTGAGAGATAGTTTGGGCCATAGTAGTCATCATCATCAAATTTCGCAATGTAGTCATAATTCGCTTTTAAAATGCCAAAATTAAGACAGTCTCCTAATGTGGCTCCTTCATGTAATTGAAACACGCGGACATTCGGATATTTCTCGGCTTCTTTCTGCCACTTACTTAGAACTAAATCATCTTTATTTAGGATGATAATTAGCTCTTTTTCATTCCATTGCTGTTGTTCATAATTTGTAAAGACATTGTCCATGAACTGATCTCTTATCGTACAGGTAATAATAGATACTTTCATCGGTATTACTCCCTTTAAGTTATTGAGTTAAGTAAAGATGATCTTTTCAGTTAATTTAGTTAACTTGTTGTAACGATTTAATTTGTTCAGTTTCATCAATTCACTGAGCAAATCATTTTTCTGTTCTATAGATAAACCTGTTGCACCCAAGATGTTTTTATGCCTGACATCTATTTTTAACAGTAAAGAAATCGTTACAAGGATCTTGATAAACATTTTGTTGAACAATAAAAATTCATAAAGGTCATTCTCCAGAAAATCATAATATTCCATAAGTACTTCATTCATCTCATATAGATTTGCTAGTTGACTTAACTCAATTCCTAAAATAAGAACGTCGATATCAGGATGTTTTGTTAGAAAAAGATAATAATTCTCGATCGCTTCTTGCCAATTATCCGAGCTGATGGGATGTTCTTGATGATAACTAATCACTTTATCACTTGCTAAGTATTCCGCACCTGCCTCATATAGACGGTATCCAAGCTCCCAATCTTCGTAGCCGTAGCCCACAAAATCCTCGTCAAATCCACCGACTTTATCTAGCAAAGATTTTCTTAAGGAAACATTGCCTGTTAAAAAAGCCATCCACGGAAATGAAAATCCATCTAAGTTAGAGCCGTATTGCTCCAATATGAAGCTAAACCACGAAGATTTTTCAAAGCATAAGGTTTTGTAGCTTCCATCATCAAAGTCACTATTTTCTAGCAAAGGAAAAGGCGTTGACAATGAGTGTTGATATTCTAAAGATCGAGATGAAAGCTTTGGATCGCCTTTAATCATCTCCTTAATTTCTTGCACTTGTTCTGGTTTAAAGCTTGGAAAAATACATGAATACAAGGCGTTATAGGACATGGCACCCGTTACAATTAAGTTGTTTTTTTGTTGATGATATTGATAATGATTTTGAATAAAACTTGGTTCTACGTACATTTCGGCATCTAAAAAAATAATGACTTTTCCACATGCTTGTTGAATACCTAAATTTCTTACTTTTGCTCGACCGTTGTTTGATTTACAGCGAATATAGTGAAAATGGTAAGGGGGGTGGTAATTCTCTAATAGTTCGGGTGTTTGATCTGTGGAAGCATCATCTAACAAAAAAACCTCTACTTTCGAAAGATCAAAGTGTTGTTTTTCTAGAGAGTAAAGAGTGATTAAATTCAATGGATATTTATTGTAAGACGGAATAATAATACTTACTTCAATCTCTTTAGGAGTCTGAATGTTTCTTGTTATAAATGAATCATTTTTCATGTAATTGAACATACAGCTGAAACAACCTTTCTCGATGTATTAGAATCGAATTTAATAATATAAGATATAAAGATTACTGAGGAATGTATAAGCGAGTATCTATTTTTACATGGAAATGGTTACATGTCATTTAGGAGTTTTAAAAATGAAGCTTGGCTATTAGGAACATGTTCTTATAAGATTCATATTTTAATATAGAGGTGATAAACATGTCCGAATGGTATGGCGTTTTGATTTATATGAATCTTGTTGTGTCAGTTTTAACGTATATATACTTTTATAAAAGACGAAAGTTAATTGGTTTTCATTTAGGCATGAACATAGCGATGGTTACTGGTGGTAGCATTGCGATCGGCACGGGAGTTATTCTAATTAATCAATTTCCGCTTCATTTTCTAGAAATTACTATTGTTGCAACAATAACAGGATTAATAATAGGTAGCTTATTTGGTGGGCTTTTTGATTATCAAACGTTATTAACAGGCTTTATCAATGGATTGATGATGGGAATTATGTCCCCTATGATCGGTGCAGCAGCAAGTGGAACGATATTTATTCTGTTTCTTGAGTTCTGTATTATTGGAGCATTTGGATTACTTATTCTTTCATCAAAAAATTCTTCTTAAGATAGGTGAAAAAATTGAACGCCATTGTGTTGACAATCTTAATAACAAACTGTCTTATTTCGTTATTTGGTTATCGAATCTTATTTCGTTCTCGCTATCTTTTTAGTGATCGTTTCGGGTTTATCGTTTCAATAACAGGAGGTAATATTGTAAGTCTTGTGATCACAAACAACCTTTTTTATTTATTCTCTAATCATTTTATTGTGATCAGCTTTATGAATCTTATCATCGGTGTAGCTGTAGGGGTGACGATAGGTTCTTTATTAAACTCGCAAACTCTAATTGCAGGCATTTACAGTGGTGGCACAGGCGCCGTAATGGGGACGATGATAGGAGCAGTTTCATTAGATCCTTCAATTTGTAGCCTTCCTACACAAATTTATAATCAGCAAGAGCTGGTCCTCTTTTTCGGTCTATTTGGTTTATTTCTTCATCTTCTTACAACCCTTCTATTGTTATATGCAATGAAAGTATAATCCCAGTTTAACCAAGATAACTAGCAAGATCTTTATTGACACATAGACTAATAGAAATTTTATCTGGAGGTGAAAGTTTTGAAAACAGGTATTCGACATGATCAATATGTGAAAAAGCTGTTGGAAGAAAGACAGAAAGAAGAGAGAAAAAAAGATCTTATATATGAAAATGGGGAACGAATTACATCTCCATCAGGCTCAACATCAATAGAAGAAATACGGATATTTAATGAGTATATGGAACAAGCAAACTTATTTAACATAACTAAAGCATTTCCAAGTCAAAGAAAACCTCTGATGTTAAAAAAATTCTTTAAAATGAAGCGATATCAGCAAGTAGAGATTTATTCACAACATGGAGAGGAGGCCGTTCGTACTCTTGGAAAAGTAACAGCGGTAGGAAGAGATTTTGTGATGATTACTAACTTGAAGGATCGCATTTGGTTTCCATATCAGTCTATTCTTTCCGCCAATATCCCTTCTGGTATTCCAAACTATTCAAACAGCCATCAATCGTTTATTTTCGATAATGATCTAAAAAGAAAATTGCTCTATGAATTTGGACAGACTGTTTCAAAACGTGATGCATTAATTCAGCAATTTTATGAGGAGACTTTGCGTACGAATTTAAATACATGGAAGGGTTTATGGGTGAAAGTTCATATAACAGATGGAACTCGCTCGGGTCAAATCGCAGATATAAGAAATAATGTACTAATTATCAAATCCGGGAAGAGCAAATTGGACATTGATTTAGAAAAAATTAACTCAATACAAAGTTTGCGCTTCTTATCATTTTTAACTTTTTTTTCCAAAATATAGGTTGTTATATGAAACAATGTTTCGTGTTTCTAATACTATATAATATTAGGTCGAAAGGAGGAATTAGATTTGAATACTGAAGATGAAATTTTTAGAGAGCTGAAAAAGTTAATTGGTGAGGATGTCTTAATTATAACAGAAGCATCTCAATTAAATTTGCTAGGTCAAACATTTCGTCCGATTTTCTGCGGACCTATAGTTGAGGTAGAAATAGGTCATGTCACGATAAGTCCTGCCACGATAAAAATATTAAATGCACCATTTTATCAATTTCCGACTCCATTATCGATACCACTTGAAAAAATTGCCCAATTTACTCCGAATTTTGATTGTGATGAGAGATTTCCACTTATTTAACATGAATTGGAAAGGAAGATGATTAAAAAGTGAACGTAAATTCGAATGGCCCAACGATCAATGTTATTCGTGACCAAGCAATAACGGATCATTTTACTGAGAATATTGGGAAACGAGCATTTATTCTTACTCCATCGTATCCCTTTATGTTTGTCGGTGAAATCCTGGATGTAATGGAGGATATGGTTTTAATAGACGTTGAAGCGACTCATTTTGCTCAGTTAGAGAATCGAACTTGGTTTATTCACATTCATAATATTGAGGTTTTTTATATTGAACAAGAAGGTGGAGTGGAAATTCCTGAACTATCAGACTAATAGAAAGGAGGGACACTATGATACGGCGATACCATGTCGTTGCGATACCCATTCGAATTGTTGTTAACAATTTTGGAGACTACAACCCGGATGGAAGAATATACGTGTTAAAAGAGAACGTAGATGAAGTAAGAGACTGCGTTCGTAAAAATCCGTTTACCCCTGTAGATTTAGTGCAGCCACTAACAATACGTGCAAATGAAGGGGATGTAGTGGAAATTCTTTTTGAAAATCAACTACCTTTTGCTGCAGGTATGCACTTTCAAGAAGCGGATTATGATGTATTAACATCTGATGGGGCTAATGTAGGCTTTAACCCAAACACATTAGTTGAGTGTGGAGAATCAATTTTGTATAAAATTTTTGCTACTAAAGAAGGAACCTACTTTTTTACAGACTTAGGTAATGTTGCAAGTACAGAAGAAGGTTCAAGTATTCAAGGATTATTTGGTGCCCTGCTCGTTGAAAAAAGAGGCTCCTGGTGGACCGATCCTGTCACGGGTGGTCCAATAAATAGTGGTGTTTATGCGGATATCCACAACCCATTTCTGCCTTCATTTAGAGAGTATGCATGGTTTTTTAATGACGAAATGGAAGTGAATGACTTAACAGGAAACAGACCTTTAAATCCAATTACAAATCAGGAATCTGAATCGTTTCATGGAGTTAACTTACGATATGAACCATTGAGAAATAGATTAAGGTTAATTGAAGAAGGTGTTGTTAGTCCAGAACTTGAAGGAGAAGAAGTCCACCATGATTCTTGGGTATTTGGTGATCCAGCTACTCCGATATTAAGAGGGTATAAAGGCGATCCGGCTATTATAAGATTGATTCATGGTGCTTCAAAAGAAACGCATGTTTTTCACTATCATGTCCATCAATGGCTTCGTGATCCAAGCAATACATTATCAGAAATTGTTGATTCACAAGCGATTAGTCCTCAATCGCACTATGATGTTAGCCCACTTTATGGACTCGGAAGTCTTCACGGAGCATTCGGTGATGCGATTATCCACTGTCATTTATATCCACACTTTGAAGCAGGGATGTGGGGAATTAATCGTATTTTCGACACTCTACAAGATGGAAGCCAGTGTTATCCAAACGGTGTACCAATTGCGCCGCTACAACCTTTACCTGATCGACCTTGTCCACCGCAGCCAACAAAAGAAAATCCTGGGTTCCCGAACTTTATTCCAGGTAAAGTAGGATGTAAAGCACCTCGGCCTCCACTTGGGATCGTTGGTGGCCGGGAAATGACTGAACTAGAAAAAAATGCAGCGGTTCCTAATGCTAGACCAGGTGCAGTATTTGTTGATTCATGTTTGTCTAATCCTGTTGTTGTTGAATATAACGTATCTCTTATTGAGTTACCGATTATTTATAATCGACAAGGCTGGCACGATCCGAAAGGGAGGTTCTATGTACTAGATAAAGATTTAGATGATGTACTCGCAGGTAGAAAAGAGCCTGAGCCCCTTGT
This genomic stretch from Metabacillus sp. B2-18 harbors:
- the atzF gene encoding allophanate hydrolase, with the protein product MNKIEIPVKLTLSWLRKQYETRALKPEEVIEEIIQRSRDDEEMNIWITAPQMEHIQPYLNRLSALDFESSPLWGIPFAIKDNIDLANVPTTAGCAEYSYTPTEHASVVERLIAAGAIPVGKTNLDQFATGLVGTRSPYGETHNSLRPELISGGSSSGSAISVARGQVAFSLGTDTAGSGRVPAALNDLVGLKPSLGAWPTKGVVPACASLDCVTVFSHSLEEAYKVDAVARGLDQEDPWSRDLAIPQAKLPKKICLPKDDLTFYGPFAKEYKKAWDGAVKQIKQLKIQIEYIDYQFFAEAAAILYDGPFVAERWADLGGFITEHPEVTFPVTEKVLRSGSQPQHDAASVFHSMHKLQEFKLKNSKLLQDAVLVTPTAGGTWTRDQVREDPIKTNSDMGLYTNHCNLLDLCAVAVQAGEAAVNLPFGITFFALSQNEGLIEGAAETFVNKMPAKQETTLVAVCGLHMRGFPLEKQMLEFGATFVREAVTAEKYQFVKLATEPAKPGLIKKPTGGKAIELEIWEMPLSSFGAFAALIPAPLGIGKVELQDGVEVPGFICEGYASEEAEDISDAGSWRKILSGI
- a CDS encoding glycosyltransferase family 2 protein; translation: MFNYMKNDSFITRNIQTPKEIEVSIIIPSYNKYPLNLITLYSLEKQHFDLSKVEVFLLDDASTDQTPELLENYHPPYHFHYIRCKSNNGRAKVRNLGIQQACGKVIIFLDAEMYVEPSFIQNHYQYHQQKNNLIVTGAMSYNALYSCIFPSFKPEQVQEIKEMIKGDPKLSSRSLEYQHSLSTPFPLLENSDFDDGSYKTLCFEKSSWFSFILEQYGSNLDGFSFPWMAFLTGNVSLRKSLLDKVGGFDEDFVGYGYEDWELGYRLYEAGAEYLASDKVISYHQEHPISSDNWQEAIENYYLFLTKHPDIDVLILGIELSQLANLYEMNEVLMEYYDFLENDLYEFLLFNKMFIKILVTISLLLKIDVRHKNILGATGLSIEQKNDLLSELMKLNKLNRYNKLTKLTEKIIFT
- a CDS encoding PRC-barrel domain-containing protein, with protein sequence MKKAKELLHLPVISISEGKQLGMIKDLIINPEDKSVNYLIIGQDDWQVSLNALTYDNVVGVGDSAVMIEKKNSIIGLDDIPFLNKMVPLIGSQVITRGGEHSGVISDYYFNEENGHLESLLIHSANNKFFLPIENVLYLGKERVITNETSSEMVPILETEEQFGGKAVKKSNKKEALKDMLNELILNELPKLSNLNNDYDSDK
- a CDS encoding 2-hydroxyacid dehydrogenase; the encoded protein is MKKKVVVYREVTEKVINILKEKYEVSYFKNLHTNNYDEFLKELHYADGLLGASMKINKELLHHAPYLKVISNISVGYDNLDLEELKNRGILATNTPGVLNDTTADTIFGLLIATARRMTELDHYVKSGKWNGSKNEDLFGVDVHHKKLGIIGMGSIGQAIAKRAHFGFDMEILYHNRSKNKEAEEKFGAIYCSLDELLTQSDFVCLMIPHTPDTEKMIGEREFQLMKNTAIFINGSRGKNVDEQALIKALQQNWILRAGLDVFEKEPIDKDNPLVTLPNVVTLPHIGSATKETREKMAMLAAENLAKALEGEMPPNLIR
- a CDS encoding glycosyltransferase, with the translated sequence MKVSIITCTIRDQFMDNVFTNYEQQQWNEKELIIILNKDDLVLSKWQKEAEKYPNVRVFQLHEGATLGDCLNFGILKANYDYIAKFDDDDYYGPNYLSNSMRVFENDEIFILGKSSYYVYFTNKKALMLIQNKENSYDDTVSGATLIFRKEVYNKVQFQKRTRAEDYFFIEDCKKNGYFKSVLPNYNEPPIKSNIQKTKLETEKNSEKKSLDLKEVYKTMLKNTLQKYQNPDYTK
- the uca gene encoding urea carboxylase, whose amino-acid sequence is MFKKVLIANRGAIAVRIERTLKKLGIQSVAVYTKADQDSLHVDYADEAVLIGEGPAKDSYLNAELILKTAIETGAEAIHPGYGFLSENAEFARMCQKKGIAFIGPTPEQMEMFGLKHSAREIAEKAGVPMLSGTDLIDSLETALNHANKIGYPVILKSTAGGGGIGMRVCDNEDALKAAYDGVRHLAETNFNNAGLFLEKYIEKARHVEVQIFGNRFGEVVTLGERDCSIQRRNQKVIEESPAPKLSEDVRQKMFAAAKSLAEEVGYRSAGTVEFLYDPESCGFYFLEVNTRLQVEHGVTEEVLGLDLVEWMVKEAADKLKNLQTLVSEPKGHSIQARIYAEDCFHDFRPSAGQLDQVILSDLARNETWIRDGITVTSLYDPMLVKIIVHGKDRQDAIGKLIQALSETRMYGITTNLQYLQALLHEEECVAGNVYTRMLNSFKAVENALEVLDGGVQTTIQDWPGRKGYWDVGVPPCGPMDPLSFRIGNKLLGNNYDAPGLEFTLRGGSYQFRNEMWFCLTGADMEAKLDGEDVSLYKPIFAEKGQVLSFGEAKVGMRAYMLVAGGFDMPKILGSSSTFTLGNFGGHGGRALRTGDVLSVHNDVIPPATKALPIEYQPKVNNTWTIGVIPGPHCTEEFLQPNYLTQLTETKWEIHFNSSRTGVRLIGPKPLWTREDGGEAGLHPSNIHDNAYAIGTLDLTGDMPILLGPDGPSLGGFVCPVTTASAEFWKIGQLHPGDTVQFKLMTLEEAARLRKLQDENLHAIGEANFAQLSEVKLADPEVEMTSAYPVLAFEKDRQIPITIRCSGDENLLVEYGDMELDLQLRFQAHVLMDAIQKSEDFPVLDLTPGIRSLQIHIDASRITVKEACQKVLEIDRNLPPLESIQVPSRIVRLPLSWNDPSVQLATERYQQNVRQDAPWCPDNLEFIRRINGLESIEDVKNVVFDANYLVLGLGDVYLGAPVATPIDPRHRLVTTKYNPARTWTPENAVGIGGAYMCVYGMEGPGGYQFVGRTIQMWNKLRSTESFEPGKPWLLRFFDQIQFYPVEADELLQLREDVLRGRFEVDITETTFDLGEYLKFQDDIKESAELFKQRQQAAFHAERERWKEQGIAEHVSEENSMGSIEDDEIPEGSIPVNCSMPGSVWKVLVSPGQQVKKGDVLIIEESMKMEFPQAAPCDGEIAEVYVKPGDSVHAGQLIVSIFEEKKVGVAQ